From Coffea arabica cultivar ET-39 chromosome 9c, Coffea Arabica ET-39 HiFi, whole genome shotgun sequence, one genomic window encodes:
- the LOC113723650 gene encoding uncharacterized protein: MSEGKETIPFDIKLVMEAMTDKLLKLMKQELEPLHERMDSLEHSHTNSKSRRHKAPTRDYESSNSEEEYGSRTWKNKHRKAGVDPIKHHYVDLHDMLDKAIKIERRLKRRGPIRQNSNFQVGNWRNQPFKREVSPSSAFPLAKQGGTTKESLRPNAPSSKTPSRGDGRPTHEVRKVRYRDTKCFKCQGFRHIASQCPNQRVMLILPNGEVQTDEEDECEDMPPLVEDEEEFEEIPAHGKVGMVARRALTTQASRDDLQRENIFYSRCHVMDKLCSLVIDPGSCTNVASALMVERLTLPTSDHPRPYKLQWLNNSGEVRVHKQVLINFAIGRYKDDVLCDVVPMQATHIILGRPWQFDKRVIFYGFLNKYSFVHNTKKITLAPLTPQQVHEDQLGLQKEYDMHCDNKKKNLHDTKSKMAEPSSHKIDTSHSAIEGKKERKSIMLARTRDVRKALHSNQILLILFCKESLLTNELGASLPSAIANLLQEYQDVFPEDIPNGLPPLRGIEHQIDFIPGSSLPNKAPYRTNPEETKEQQRQVEDLLGKGWIQESLSPCAVPVLLVPKKDGGWRMCTDCRAINAITVKYRHPIPRLDDMLDELHGAIIFTKIDLKNGYHQIRMKEGDEWKTSFKTKHGIGAVLIQEGKPVAYFSEKLTGAWLNYSTYDKELMALVRALQTWQHYLRPREFVLHTDHESLKHIKSQTKLSKRHARWVAFIDSFVFVIQYKVGKTNVVADALSRRYTLITTLDTKLLGFEFIKDLYAADLDFGEIFTTLPRVTREHYSMSQGFLYYKGKLCIPLCSMRLLLVREAHGGGLMGHFGVAKTL, encoded by the exons ATGTCCGAAGGGAAGGAAACTATTCCTTTTGATATTAAACTTGTGATGGAAGCTATGACTGATAAATTGCTCAAGCTAATGAAACAGGAATTAGAACCATTGCATGAGAGGATGGATAGTCTCGAACACTCCCACACCAATTCTAAGTCCCGGAGACACAAAGCACCAACCCGTGACTATGAAAGTTCCAACTCCGAGGAGGAATATGGGTCGAGGACATGGAAGAATAAACACCGTAAAGCTGGTGTGGATCCAATCAAGCACCATTATGTGGACCTCCATGATATGCTAGACAAGGCTATTAAGATTGAAaggaggctcaagaggaggggtccaATTCGACAAAATTCCAACTTTCAAGTTGGAAATTGGAGGAACCAACCCTTCAAGAGGGAAGTCAGCCCCTCTAGTGCATTCCCCTTGGCCAAACAAGGTGGGACAACCAAGGAGTCTCTAAGGCCGAATGCACCTTCCTCAAAAACACCCTCGAGGGGTGATGGTAGGCCTACTCATGAGGTACGCAAAGTTCGATACCGAGATACTAAGTgttttaagtgtcaaggattcAGACATATTGCTTCCCAATGCCCAAATCAAAGGGTTATGCTTATACTACCAAATGGGGAAGTACAAACGGATGAGGAGGATGAGTGTGAGGACATGCCTCCCTTGGTTGAGGATGAAGAGGAATTTGAGGAGATACCAGCTCATGGTAAAGTTGGTATGGTTGCAAGGCGAGCTCTAACTACTCAAGCTAGTAGAGATGACCTTCAACGAGAGAACATATTTTACTCAAGGTGCCATGTGATGGACAAGCTTTGTAGCTTGGTAATTGACCCAGGGAGCTGTACCAATGTTGCTAGTGCACTCATGGTGGAACGATTGACCTTGCCAACTAGTGATCACCCCCGACCTTACAAACTACAATGGCTGAATAATAGTGGTGAGGTACGTGTTCATAAGcaagttttaattaattttgccATTGGTAGATATAAAGATGATGTTTTatgtgatgttgtgcctatgcaagCTACTCATATTATTTTGGGTCGCCCGTGGCAGTTTGATAAAAGGGTCATTTTTTATGGATTCTTGAATAAGTATTCCTTTGTGCATAATACTAAAAAGATCACACTTGCACCTCTTACACCtcaacaagtgcatgaggacCAACTTGGGTTGCAAAAGGAATATGACATGCATTGtgacaataaaaagaaaaatttgcatgatacAAAGAGCAAAATGGCCGAACCATCTTCTCATAAAATTGACACTTCACATTCGGCCATTGAagggaaaaaggagagaaaatccatcatgcTTGCTAGAACTAGAGATGTGCGAAAGGCTTTGCACTCTAACCAGATTTTGCTTATCTTGTTTTGTAAAGAGTCTTTGCTCACTAATGAACTTGGTGCTTCTTTGCCTAGTGCTATtgctaaccttttacaggagtaCCAAGACGTATTTCCTGAGGATATACCTAATGGGTTGCCACCTTTGAGGGGAATagaacatcaaattgatttcattcctggCTCTTCCCTTCCTAATAAGGCACCATATAGGACTAATCCGGAGGAAACTAAGGAGCAACAAAGGCAAGTAGAGGACTTGCTTGGTAAGGGTTGGATTCAAGAGAGTCTAAGTCCTTGTGCTGTACCTGTCCTACTtgtgccaaagaaagatggaggatgGAGGATGTGCACCGATTGTAGAGCCATAAATGCCataacggtaaagtatcgcCATCCCATACCTCGAttagatgacatgcttgatgagtTACACGGTGCTATTATATTTACTAAGATTGACTTGAAAAATGGTTATCACCAAATACGCATGAAAGAAGGGGATGAGTGGAAAACAtcatttaaaacaaaacatg GTATTGGAGCTGTGCTCATTCAAGAGGGGAAACCAGTggcctactttagtgagaagtTGACTGGTGCCTGGTTGAACTACTCAACTTATGACAAGGAATTGATGGCCTTGGTGCGCGCTCTCCAaacttggcaacactacctcAGACCTCGGGAATTCGTACTCCACACTGATCATGAATCGCTCAAACACATCAAATCACAAACCAAATTGAGCAAAAGGCATGCGAGGTGGGTGGCTTTCATTGATAGTTTTGTGTTTGTCATCCAATATAAGGTTGGGAAGactaatgtagtggctgatgcacttTCTAGAAGGTATACACTAATCACTACACTAGACACTAAGTTGCTTGGCTTTGAATTCATTAAGGATTTATATGCAGCTGACCTAGACTTTGGTGAGATTTTCACAACCTTGCCACGAGTTACTCGTGAGCATTATTCTATGTCGCAGGGGTTCTTGTACTACAAAGGCAAACTATGTATTCCCCTGTGCTCCATGCGACTTTTGCTGGTTAGAGAGGCTCATGGTGGAGGCCTCATGGGACATTTTGGAGTGGCGAAGACCTtgtga